One stretch of Tepidibacter hydrothermalis DNA includes these proteins:
- a CDS encoding recombinase family protein has product MGKLFGYARVSTKDQNLDLQINTLKEAGCHPSDIYVEKISSRKKERPIFKKVSNLLQEGDTLVIWKLDRIGRSLVELVNIIEEINQKKANLKTLTGSLMIDTSTAQGKLMYSITAAFAEYERDINRERTLAGLEAARRRGVKFGPKFKLTDKDIKKMKQMKDVGMSIKDILSYFNIGKTTYYRYINSDKIDS; this is encoded by the coding sequence ATGGGAAAGCTTTTTGGATATGCTAGAGTATCAACAAAAGATCAAAATTTAGATTTACAAATAAATACACTTAAAGAAGCTGGTTGTCATCCATCAGATATTTATGTAGAAAAAATATCATCTCGAAAAAAAGAACGACCTATATTTAAAAAGGTTTCTAATTTATTACAAGAAGGAGACACTCTTGTTATTTGGAAATTAGATAGAATAGGGAGATCTCTTGTAGAACTTGTAAATATCATAGAAGAAATTAATCAAAAGAAAGCTAACTTAAAAACTTTAACTGGAAGTTTAATGATAGATACATCTACAGCACAAGGAAAGTTAATGTACAGTATAACTGCTGCTTTTGCTGAATATGAAAGAGATATTAATCGCGAAAGAACATTAGCAGGGCTTGAAGCTGCTAGAAGAAGAGGAGTTAAATTTGGACCTAAATTTAAATTAACAGATAAAGATATAAAGAAAATGAAGCAAATGAAAGATGTTGGAATGTCTATTAAAGATATTCTTAGTTACTTTAATATAGGGAAAACAACTTATTATAGATATATAAATAGCGATAAAATAGATTCTTAA
- a CDS encoding BhlA/UviB family holin-like peptide → MEVKKLEEKIIELASSQGIWTVLTVALIFYILKNQEKRDLRQEEREIKYQNIISKLTEKLNLVEDIKEDVQEIKNHVFKKEA, encoded by the coding sequence ATGGAGGTGAAGAAGTTGGAAGAAAAGATAATAGAATTAGCATCCAGCCAAGGTATATGGACAGTTCTAACGGTAGCATTAATATTTTATATTCTCAAAAATCAAGAAAAGAGAGATCTTCGTCAGGAAGAGAGAGAAATCAAGTATCAAAATATTATATCTAAACTAACAGAAAAGTTAAATCTTGTTGAAGATATAAAAGAAGATGTTCAAGAAATAAAAAATCATGTATTTAAAAAAGAAGCTTAA
- a CDS encoding peptidoglycan recognition family protein encodes MKIIETNLAFRKSLKKMNKPSTIVSHHAAHSSATVDEIHRWHKENGWSGFGYHFYITKDGQIYRGRPENTIGAHCKGYNKVSLGICLQGNFELERTNKIQLNALIELCKYLCNKYSISTIKGHRELKSTSCPGLNFPLMEVRQQVLGLKNKI; translated from the coding sequence ATGAAAATTATAGAAACAAACTTAGCATTTAGAAAGAGTCTCAAAAAAATGAATAAGCCTTCTACGATAGTAAGTCATCATGCTGCACATAGTAGTGCAACTGTAGATGAGATACATAGATGGCATAAAGAAAATGGATGGAGTGGATTTGGATATCACTTTTACATAACAAAAGATGGACAAATCTACAGGGGCAGGCCTGAAAATACTATAGGAGCACATTGTAAAGGATACAATAAAGTTTCTTTAGGTATATGTCTACAAGGTAACTTCGAACTAGAAAGAACAAATAAAATCCAATTAAATGCTCTTATAGAATTGTGCAAGTACCTATGCAACAAATACAGTATAAGCACTATAAAAGGTCATAGAGAGTTAAAAAGTACAAGCTGTCCTGGTCTAAACTTTCCTTTAATGGAAGTAAGACAGCAGGTATTAGGTCTAAAAAATAAAATTTAA
- a CDS encoding cell wall hydrolase has product MGYNYGEPLSDKYGLLEFYGRDSIDLLARMIFSEARGESWKGKQAVAHVAKNRKKHPSDFGDTYEKVLLDPGQFKGMDKLDARKPDTSLQSWHDSLYIAQNIDSQYNPIGNRLYFGTSYPSRATDVIQIGNHYFYNMKWI; this is encoded by the coding sequence ATGGGATATAATTATGGAGAACCATTATCAGATAAATACGGTTTATTAGAGTTTTATGGAAGAGATAGCATTGATTTGCTTGCAAGAATGATATTTAGTGAAGCTCGTGGTGAAAGTTGGAAAGGCAAACAAGCAGTTGCTCATGTAGCTAAAAATAGGAAAAAACATCCTAGTGATTTTGGTGATACTTATGAAAAAGTTCTATTAGATCCAGGACAATTTAAAGGTATGGACAAATTAGATGCAAGAAAACCAGATACAAGTTTGCAAAGTTGGCATGATTCTCTTTATATAGCTCAAAACATAGATTCACAATATAATCCTATTGGTAATAGATTGTATTTTGGAACATCGTACCCATCAAGAGCAACAGATGTAATACAAATAGGTAATCACTACTTCTATAATATGAAGTGGATTTAG
- a CDS encoding RtcB family protein, which yields MIEIQGKYNTAKVFTHNIGQEAVGQILNVLNRKEWQDSTIRIMPDTHAGKGCTIGTTMTLNNIVVPNLVGVDIGCGMTVAPLNQKTLDFNKLDNVIRNHVPAGTHIRKYNHEYVKLSKLKKLKCIAHVDLERAKKSIGTLGGGNHFIEVNQDNGDNLYLVVHSGSRHIGNQVAKYYQDIAIKNLSNNENYANRNITKTDKDLAFLTGEDFDNYLHDMNIIQEYASLNRKAIISVILKHLEINDTKDIFETIHNYIDVNDMLLRKGAISAKKDEKVIIPINMRDGSIIAVGKGNEDWNQSAPHGAGRLMSRGKAKESIDMNSYKDSMKNVWTTSVRESTIDEAPMAYKPIEEIIENTKDTIDIIDIIRPLYNFKA from the coding sequence ATGATAGAAATACAAGGAAAATATAATACCGCAAAAGTTTTTACACACAATATTGGACAAGAAGCCGTTGGTCAAATATTGAATGTTTTAAATAGAAAAGAATGGCAAGACAGCACTATCAGAATAATGCCTGATACTCATGCAGGCAAAGGCTGTACTATAGGTACTACTATGACATTAAATAATATTGTTGTACCTAACCTAGTTGGTGTAGATATAGGATGTGGTATGACGGTTGCTCCGTTAAACCAAAAGACATTAGATTTTAATAAACTTGATAACGTAATAAGAAATCATGTTCCAGCAGGTACTCATATAAGAAAATATAACCATGAGTACGTTAAATTATCAAAACTTAAGAAGTTAAAGTGTATAGCTCATGTAGATTTAGAAAGAGCTAAGAAAAGCATAGGAACATTAGGTGGAGGAAACCACTTTATTGAAGTTAACCAAGACAATGGCGATAATTTATATTTGGTTGTACATAGTGGTAGTAGGCATATAGGTAATCAAGTCGCAAAATATTATCAAGATATTGCTATAAAAAATCTTTCAAACAATGAAAATTATGCAAATAGAAATATTACTAAAACTGATAAAGATTTAGCATTTTTGACAGGAGAAGATTTTGATAACTATCTTCATGATATGAACATAATTCAAGAGTATGCATCTTTAAATAGAAAAGCTATAATATCAGTTATCCTAAAGCACCTAGAAATAAATGATACTAAAGATATTTTTGAGACAATTCATAACTATATAGATGTAAATGATATGCTTCTTAGAAAAGGCGCTATATCAGCTAAAAAAGATGAAAAAGTAATTATACCTATTAACATGAGAGATGGATCTATTATTGCTGTAGGAAAAGGAAATGAAGATTGGAATCAATCTGCACCTCATGGAGCTGGTAGGTTAATGAGTCGAGGTAAAGCTAAAGAATCTATAGACATGAATTCATATAAAGACTCTATGAAGAATGTATGGACTACATCAGTTAGAGAATCTACTATAGATGAAGCTCCTATGGCATACAAACCTATAGAAGAAATAATAGAAAATACAAAAGATACTATAGATATTATAGATATAATTAGACCTTTATATAATTTTAAAGCTTAA
- a CDS encoding GNAT family N-acetyltransferase, protein MLIRKARIEDLKIIMNIISNAINDMESKGIYQWDNTYPNKEVFSIDILKNNLYVYVDKNIIHGFIALNEHQEDEYESLKWKYISGKHLIVHRLCVDPKYQGKGIAKNLIQFTEKYAKENNYESIRLDAFSQNEQACKLYANFGYNKVGMITFRKGGFYCFEKGFIK, encoded by the coding sequence ATGCTAATTAGAAAAGCTCGTATTGAAGATTTAAAAATCATTATGAATATTATTTCAAATGCCATTAATGATATGGAGTCAAAAGGAATATATCAGTGGGATAATACCTATCCTAATAAAGAAGTATTTTCTATTGATATTTTGAAAAATAATCTTTACGTATATGTTGACAAAAATATTATCCATGGCTTTATAGCCTTAAATGAGCATCAAGAAGATGAATATGAATCATTAAAATGGAAGTATATTTCAGGTAAGCATTTGATTGTTCATAGGCTATGTGTTGATCCAAAATATCAAGGTAAAGGCATAGCTAAGAATTTAATACAATTTACAGAAAAGTATGCAAAAGAAAATAATTATGAATCAATACGACTAGATGCCTTTTCTCAAAATGAACAAGCTTGCAAATTGTATGCGAACTTTGGCTATAATAAAGTTGGAATGATAACTTTTAGAAAAGGCGGTTTCTACTGTTTTGAAAAAGGGTTCATAAAATAG
- a CDS encoding DUF805 domain-containing protein produces the protein MSNLFSFEGRINRGRYFGYSLLINFIIMFLWYAMDYTQSTFLLYVYIASAIIVSIINICLIVKRLHDIERAGTHYFLLLIPLYNIYLHLVLLLKKGTNGPNQYGENPLHKMY, from the coding sequence ATGTCAAATTTGTTTTCTTTTGAAGGTCGCATAAATCGTGGTAGATATTTTGGATATTCATTGTTAATAAACTTTATCATTATGTTTTTATGGTATGCTATGGATTATACACAGAGTACGTTTCTACTGTATGTATATATAGCATCAGCTATTATTGTATCTATAATCAATATTTGTCTTATAGTCAAAAGACTACATGATATCGAAAGAGCTGGAACCCATTATTTTTTACTACTAATACCTTTGTATAATATATATCTACATCTGGTTTTATTATTAAAAAAAGGGACCAATGGACCTAATCAATATGGCGAAAATCCGCTACACAAAATGTATTAA
- a CDS encoding DUF805 domain-containing protein — protein MKNLFTSEGRINRAKYFYYHFLAFVVGPLMNLCINSLGLDDENVFVFIFVSFYVIAYLIFITCLMIQRLHDLNRSGIHIFLFMVPIYNIYLKLLILFKKGTDGPNEYGEDPLAYQEIA, from the coding sequence ATGAAAAATCTGTTTACTTCTGAAGGTCGTATAAATCGAGCTAAATATTTTTATTATCATTTTTTAGCTTTCGTTGTTGGTCCATTAATGAATTTATGTATTAATTCGCTTGGTCTTGATGACGAAAATGTTTTTGTTTTTATTTTTGTTAGTTTTTATGTTATAGCTTATTTAATATTTATTACCTGTCTTATGATACAAAGATTGCATGATTTAAATAGATCTGGAATTCATATATTTCTATTCATGGTTCCTATTTATAACATCTATTTAAAACTTCTAATATTATTTAAAAAAGGTACTGATGGACCTAATGAATATGGTGAAGATCCTCTAGCTTACCAAGAAATTGCTTAA
- a CDS encoding NADAR family protein: MEKKFNIESPMAPCWLMYPYIPNGSIGWRMGRGESYSMELCRWLNTLSEEENKMYKKMFPEPKAWRGFYDKYKECWIYFWEEEGLPKYDLKSLIHDYNKGKSLDYIFFWGHQSDKNGKITKSCFSQWWMSEFSIGLDKYCCMEQYMMAEKARLFEDKEIKEEIMRCKDPKEIKRLGRKVRNFDEEVWNERKYSIVLNGNYNKFIQNDDLREFLISTGDKILVEASPYDNIWGIGMSIDNEHINSPLCWKGQNLLGFALMEVRDELIRVCENYKKLNFQELHKKFG, translated from the coding sequence ATGGAGAAAAAGTTCAATATAGAAAGTCCAATGGCACCATGTTGGCTAATGTATCCTTATATACCAAACGGAAGCATCGGTTGGAGAATGGGACGTGGAGAAAGTTATTCAATGGAATTATGTAGATGGCTAAATACATTATCTGAAGAAGAAAATAAAATGTACAAAAAAATGTTTCCAGAGCCTAAAGCATGGAGAGGTTTTTATGATAAATATAAAGAGTGCTGGATATATTTTTGGGAGGAGGAAGGACTACCTAAATATGATTTAAAAAGTTTAATACATGATTATAATAAAGGAAAAAGTTTAGATTATATATTCTTTTGGGGACATCAATCAGATAAGAATGGAAAAATAACAAAATCATGCTTTAGCCAGTGGTGGATGTCAGAATTTAGTATTGGTTTAGATAAATATTGTTGCATGGAACAGTATATGATGGCAGAAAAGGCAAGGTTGTTTGAAGATAAAGAAATAAAAGAAGAAATAATGAGGTGCAAGGATCCAAAGGAAATTAAAAGACTTGGAAGAAAAGTTCGTAATTTTGATGAAGAAGTATGGAATGAGCGAAAATACTCAATTGTCTTAAATGGTAATTACAATAAGTTTATACAAAATGATGATTTAAGGGAGTTTTTAATTAGTACAGGAGATAAGATTTTAGTTGAAGCAAGTCCTTACGATAATATATGGGGGATTGGTATGAGTATTGATAATGAACACATTAATAGTCCTTTATGTTGGAAAGGGCAAAATTTACTAGGATTTGCTTTAATGGAAGTAAGAGATGAACTTATTCGTGTTTGTGAAAACTATAAAAAATTGAATTTTCAAGAATTACATAAAAAATTTGGTTAA
- a CDS encoding ComEC/Rec2 family competence protein produces MKKLNKISSILLCFLLMLFTACGSTEAKVADDKLEKTKTEMQKTEQAKIDKAEEKIANSIKEGSNNTTVNGNLKVHFIHVGQADSILIHEPSGKSMFIDAANNDDSDLVVTYLRAQGISKLDYVVGTHPHEDYIGGVDVAINTFDIENVILSKATSSTKTYKDVLLSIKNKGLKVITATGEKTFDLGNSKCEIVAPNGSDYEDLNNYSVVIKVTYGNNSFLFTGYVEDISENEMLSKGYNLKADLLKVEHHGSHSSTTPQFLKAVSPKYAIISVGKDNKYGHPAQEILSKLSSVRVHVYRTDKMGTIIATSDAKPQGYGACKKCHPPK; encoded by the coding sequence TTGAAAAAACTTAATAAAATATCATCTATACTACTATGTTTTCTACTAATGCTATTTACTGCTTGCGGGTCTACAGAAGCTAAAGTCGCTGATGATAAGTTAGAAAAAACTAAAACAGAAATGCAAAAAACAGAACAGGCTAAAATAGATAAGGCTGAAGAAAAAATAGCGAATTCAATTAAAGAAGGATCTAATAATACAACTGTAAATGGTAATCTAAAAGTTCATTTTATACATGTTGGCCAAGCAGATAGTATTTTAATCCATGAACCTAGTGGAAAGTCTATGTTTATCGATGCAGCTAATAATGATGATTCAGATTTAGTTGTTACTTACCTAAGAGCTCAAGGAATAAGCAAACTTGATTATGTTGTAGGAACTCACCCACATGAAGATTATATAGGTGGAGTTGATGTAGCTATCAATACTTTTGATATAGAAAATGTTATTCTTTCAAAGGCTACATCTTCAACTAAAACTTATAAAGATGTATTGCTATCAATTAAAAACAAAGGTCTTAAGGTTATAACAGCTACCGGAGAAAAAACTTTTGATTTAGGAAATTCTAAATGTGAAATAGTTGCTCCTAATGGAAGTGACTATGAGGACTTAAACAACTATTCTGTAGTTATCAAGGTTACATATGGAAACAACTCTTTCTTATTTACTGGGTATGTAGAGGATATTTCAGAGAACGAAATGTTATCTAAAGGTTATAACTTAAAAGCTGATTTACTTAAGGTTGAACACCATGGCAGCCATAGCTCCACTACTCCACAGTTTTTAAAAGCAGTATCACCAAAGTATGCCATTATATCAGTAGGAAAAGATAATAAATATGGACACCCTGCTCAAGAGATTTTGAGTAAGTTAAGTAGTGTAAGAGTTCACGTATATAGAACTGATAAAATGGGAACTATTATAGCAACTTCTGATGCTAAACCACAGGGTTATGGTGCTTGTAAGAAATGTCATCCACCAAAATAA
- a CDS encoding NAD(P)H-dependent oxidoreductase, translated as MNNIKEKVIEANYFRHACKEFDSNKKISNEDFDFILETARLSPSSFGFEPWKFLVLQNSDMREKIKPVCWGAQKQLPTSSHFVIILARKNKDMIYSSEYIVNFMKEVQQLPEDVIKLKSQFYKDFQENDFKLTQSNRAMFDWACKQTYIPLTNMMVSAAQIGIDSCPIEGFDREKVDQILSDEGIINKDEFSVSCMVSFGYRKEEPRPKTRQCMDKIVKWI; from the coding sequence ATGAACAATATAAAGGAAAAAGTTATAGAAGCTAATTATTTCAGACATGCTTGTAAAGAATTTGATAGTAATAAAAAGATATCTAATGAAGATTTTGATTTTATACTTGAAACAGCTAGATTGTCTCCTAGCTCTTTTGGATTTGAACCTTGGAAGTTCCTAGTTTTACAGAACTCAGATATGAGAGAAAAAATCAAACCTGTTTGTTGGGGGGCTCAAAAGCAATTACCTACTAGTAGTCATTTTGTTATTATTCTTGCTAGGAAGAACAAAGATATGATTTATAGCTCTGAATATATAGTTAATTTTATGAAAGAAGTTCAACAGCTTCCAGAAGACGTTATTAAATTAAAAAGTCAGTTCTATAAAGACTTTCAAGAAAATGATTTTAAACTTACTCAAAGCAATAGAGCTATGTTTGATTGGGCTTGTAAACAAACATATATTCCACTTACTAATATGATGGTCTCAGCAGCACAGATAGGAATTGATTCTTGCCCAATAGAAGGTTTTGATAGAGAAAAGGTTGATCAGATTTTAAGTGATGAAGGAATAATAAATAAAGATGAATTTAGTGTATCTTGCATGGTTTCCTTTGGATATAGGAAGGAAGAACCAAGGCCTAAAACTAGACAGTGTATGGATAAAATAGTAAAGTGGATATAA
- a CDS encoding DUF3006 domain-containing protein encodes MFNLKFVIDRFEGDYTVVELDNKTIAEIPKILIPKDAKEGDVLEIRVDVEETEKRKNEINNLMDDLFED; translated from the coding sequence GTGTTCAATTTAAAATTTGTTATTGATAGATTTGAAGGAGATTATACTGTAGTTGAACTTGATAATAAAACTATAGCTGAAATACCTAAAATTCTAATTCCTAAAGATGCTAAAGAAGGTGATGTTTTAGAAATTAGAGTTGATGTTGAAGAAACTGAGAAAAGAAAAAATGAAATAAATAATTTAATGGATGATTTATTTGAAGATTAA
- a CDS encoding recombinase family protein, which produces MENQVQMCINHAQNIEIKDFLLYEDEGFSGKNTDRPKFQEMLKDAKEKKYRFGKTKGSYK; this is translated from the coding sequence ATTGAAAATCAAGTCCAAATGTGTATAAATCATGCTCAAAATATAGAAATAAAAGATTTTCTATTATATGAAGATGAAGGTTTCTCTGGTAAGAATACAGATAGACCTAAGTTTCAAGAAATGCTTAAAGATGCTAAAGAAAAGAAGTATAGATTTGGAAAAACAAAGGGCAGTTATAAGTAG
- a CDS encoding DUF1804 family protein: MEDIRAPANKETIRQAYQTGKYTFKKLSEEFKVSQGTIKSWAKRDKDNGEPWVKGNSNKVATKIKKVATKNKVEEVENKSLLTQEIIMDDIDIENNNLTEKQRLFCLYYIKSFNATMSAIKAGYSKESAHVQGSRLLSNVKIKAEIRKLKGAMAQELFIDAMDVVNKYVKIAFADITDYADFGNEEVTKVDKETNKENRYIKNFFHLKDSSMVDGTIISEVRQGKEGVSIKLLDQMKALEKLEKYFDLFPDKFRREIEEQKLKLSKEKLEIEKSIKTKEHVETKPEVLNDSELDDLLEDDIDD; the protein is encoded by the coding sequence ATGGAAGATATAAGAGCTCCAGCTAATAAAGAAACTATTAGGCAAGCTTATCAAACTGGTAAATACACTTTTAAAAAACTTAGTGAAGAGTTTAAGGTAAGTCAAGGAACTATTAAAAGTTGGGCCAAAAGAGATAAAGACAATGGAGAGCCATGGGTTAAAGGCAACTCTAATAAAGTTGCAACCAAGATAAAAAAGGTTGCAACCAAAAATAAGGTTGAGGAAGTAGAAAATAAAAGTTTGCTTACACAAGAAATAATTATGGATGATATAGATATAGAAAATAATAATCTTACTGAAAAACAACGATTATTTTGTCTTTACTATATAAAAAGCTTTAATGCAACTATGTCAGCTATAAAGGCAGGGTATTCAAAAGAAAGTGCTCATGTCCAAGGATCTAGATTGCTAAGCAATGTTAAGATTAAAGCAGAAATAAGAAAACTCAAAGGAGCCATGGCACAAGAGTTGTTTATTGATGCTATGGATGTAGTTAATAAATATGTAAAAATAGCATTTGCAGACATAACAGACTATGCTGATTTTGGGAATGAAGAAGTAACAAAGGTTGATAAAGAGACAAATAAAGAAAATCGATATATTAAAAACTTCTTTCACCTTAAAGATAGTTCTATGGTAGATGGAACAATAATATCAGAGGTAAGACAAGGAAAAGAAGGAGTATCAATCAAACTATTAGATCAAATGAAAGCACTTGAGAAACTTGAAAAATACTTTGATTTATTCCCAGATAAGTTTAGACGTGAGATTGAAGAACAAAAGCTTAAGTTGAGTAAAGAAAAATTAGAAATAGAAAAATCAATAAAAACTAAAGAGCATGTAGAAACTAAACCGGAAGTATTAAATGATAGTGAATTAGATGATTTGTTGGAAGATGATATAGATGACTAA
- a CDS encoding Bro-N domain-containing protein, with protein sequence MNNQLQIIDEREILGKEFKIYGDFENPLFLAKDVAEWIGHRNTSKMISDAELDDNEVEKNTLTTLTNSYSALFLTEDGLYEVLMQSRKPVAKQFKKKVRKILKSIRKNGMYIAQTKIQEKMFNAMRIEMTGLVDDLVSKKVDEIENKCSEYIRPLSKKKLNVCQYIKKRLGTEKADEEYELVKQRVLIKLGGTKWEDIPVKTLEDSLNTIDESIKIIKSDRTVNQLSLF encoded by the coding sequence ATGAACAATCAACTGCAAATTATTGATGAAAGAGAAATTTTAGGAAAAGAGTTTAAAATTTATGGCGACTTTGAAAATCCATTATTTTTAGCAAAGGATGTTGCTGAATGGATAGGACATAGAAATACAAGTAAAATGATATCTGATGCTGAATTAGATGACAATGAGGTTGAAAAGAATACTTTGACCACTCTAACTAATAGTTATAGTGCCTTGTTTTTAACAGAAGATGGTCTATATGAAGTATTAATGCAGAGTAGAAAGCCAGTAGCAAAGCAGTTCAAAAAGAAAGTAAGGAAAATACTTAAAAGTATAAGGAAAAATGGAATGTATATAGCACAAACCAAAATTCAAGAAAAGATGTTTAATGCTATGAGAATAGAAATGACTGGTTTAGTAGATGATCTAGTATCTAAAAAAGTTGATGAAATAGAAAATAAATGTTCTGAATATATTAGACCTCTAAGTAAGAAAAAGCTAAATGTATGTCAATATATTAAAAAGAGATTAGGAACTGAAAAGGCAGATGAAGAATATGAGCTTGTAAAGCAAAGAGTGTTAATTAAATTAGGTGGAACAAAGTGGGAAGATATACCTGTCAAAACATTAGAAGATTCACTGAATACAATTGATGAATCTATAAAGATAATAAAGTCAGATAGAACGGTTAATCAATTATCTTTATTTTAA